A stretch of Oryza brachyantha chromosome 4, ObraRS2, whole genome shotgun sequence DNA encodes these proteins:
- the LOC102705335 gene encoding single-stranded DNA-binding protein, mitochondrial-like — protein MLSEKLLRSVSVRRLLAQQRNSVGEFYRKSQAWCSTASFPNVDDKNGMGGHAEDDFAHSKPGHIFRGVHRAIICGKVGQVPVQKILRNGHTVTVFTVGTGGMFDQRIGGAENLPMPAQWHRISVHNEQLGAYAVQKLVKNSAVYVEGDIETRVYNDRINDQLKNIPEICVRRDGKIHLIQSGDSDLSKSLDELREGLF, from the exons ATGTTGAGTGAAAAATTGCTGCGGAGCGTAAGCGTGAGGAGGCTCCTAGCACAGCAAAGAAATTCAGTTGGTG AGTTTTACAGAAAATCACAAGCATGGTGTTCGACTGCTTCTTTTCCTAATGTTGATGACAAGAATGGCATGGGCGGTCATGCTGAAGATGATTTCGCACATTCTAAGCCAGGCCATATATTCCGTGGTGTGCACAGG GCAATTATTTGTGGCAAAGTTGGACAAGTGCCAGTGCAGAAAATACTAAGAAATGGACATACAGTAACTGTGTTTACTGTCGGGACAGGTGGCATGTTTGACCAGAGGATAGGAGGCGCTGAAAACCTGCCAATGCCAGCTCAGTGGCATCGGATATCTGTTCACAATGAGCAGCTTGGTGCTTATGCTGTTCAGAAATTGGTCAAGAA TTCTGCAGTTTATGTGGAGGGTGACATCGAGACCAGAGTTTACAATGACAGAATTAATGATCAGCTGAAAAATATACCAGAGATCTGTGTACGACGTGATG GCAAGATTCACTTGATTCAATCCGGAGATAGCGATCTTAGCAAATCATTGGATGAGTTAA GGGAAGGATTGTTCTAG